The DNA region ACGTTCAGGAGGATGTTATGAGTCATGTTTACAAGATTATTGAACTCACGGGCACGTCACCTATCAGCTCTGATGAGGCTGTTAAAAATGCGATAGCGGCAGCGGCTCAATCGCTGCACAACCTGCGTTGGTTTGAAGTGACTGAAACCCGAGGACATCTGGAAGCCGGCGTGATTGCACACTGGCAGGTGACCATAAAGATTGGCTTTACTCTGGATGCTGATGACTAACCCCTTGGCTCAAGCGTCTCGTGGCAACCCTTTGCGAACAGTGCGTATCAAGCGCTGAGTTTTGCGTTGCTGCGTGGTGTCTGTGGCGTTTACCCCTTGCTGTTGCTGCAACGCCCAGAGCAGGTGTTCTGCCAGCAGTTCGCTCGCCCCTTGCAAGCGCTGTTGCAACCCCTGAATAATCTGCTCACTGGCCGGGGCATTGCCCAGTGCCACCGCAATATTGCGCTGCCAACGCTCATAACCGATACGGCGGATAGCGCTGCCTTCAGTATTTTTCAGAAAAGTCGCTTCATCCCAACCCAGTAACGTCAGTAATTGTGGTTGCTGTAGCGGCGTGCGCGTATAAAAATCGGTTTCTTGGGTCAGCTGGGCTTGGCGATTTACCGGACACACTAACTGACAATCGTCACAGCCATAGATACGGTTGCCCAGCAACGGGCGCAGTTCTTCGGGGATCGCGCCTGCCAGTTCAATGGTCAGGTAGGAAATACAGCGGCGCGCATCTACCGTATAAGGGGCAACGATGGCTCCGGTTGGGCAACTGGTCATACAGGCAACACAACTGCCACAGCCTTCTGCCAGCGGAATATCTACCGGCAAGGGCAGGTTGATGAGCAGCTCTCCCAGAAAAACCAACTGCCAGCTTCATGACTCAGTAATAGCGAATGTTTGCCGGTCCAACCAATACCGGCTTTGGCTGCCAGTGGCCGTTCTAATATTGGCGCAGAATCCACAAAAGGCCGAAAACCACAGTCGCCAAGATTGGCTGCTGTCAGCGCTTCATCAATCCGTTCTCCAAGTTTTTTCAAGCGGTTGCGCAATAATTTATGGTAGTCGCGTCCACCTGCGTAGCGCGAGATATAGGCCATTTCTGGATTGCTCAGGTTACTGGCAAACCCGGCCTCTGGCGGCAGGTAATCCATACGTACTGAGATCACTCTGACAGTACCGGGATGCAGTTCCTCTGGCCTTGCCCGCATCATGCCATGTTGCTCCATATACTGCATTTCACCGTGAAATCCGGCAGCTAGCCACTGTTGTAGTTTGGGCTCTTCGGCGCTTAAATCGATATCACAGATCCCCACTTTGGCAAAACCCAGCTGTTGGCCCCAGGTTTTGATATCCCGGGCCAGCTGATTTAACCAGTGAGGATCTATAGCGGTGGCAGACATGGTATTTGGACAGCGATAAAAGACTGAGCATGATCATACCAATACTCGCAGTGACTGCCTAATCGGCAACGCTGCTTTGTCTGATACTTGAGTGCTATACTGCCGCCCATTTTCTGGTTTTCGGAGTTTTTTATGAGTCAAGTCGATACCGCGTATCGTGAACAGGCCCACACCGCCGCCATCAATATCTGCGCTGCTGTACTACCAATGGATAAGTTACCCGCAGGATTGAAAGACGCCTATGACAGTCTGTTTGAAGAACTACTGGTAGATAAGGATGCCCAGTTTGCTGAGGCTTGGGTAAATCTGCCAGCGAGTGCCAGCAAACTGCTACCCAAATCTTGTTTCCACGGCTTTTATATCGCGGCTGCCTGGCTACAACTGAGCATGATTGGACAGCGGCTAGCCGAGCAGGCCGAAGGTGAACGAAGCATTGATGAGCAAGAATACGCAGGAGTTTATGCACGGATTGCCAAAGAAGCACTGCGGGAAAGCGTGCGCAAACTTAAAAAGCGCGAACCGACAGACGCTTACTCAATAGCATGCGACAAGTGGTAGGTTTGCCGCAGTAATAACAAGCCCCATCAATGACGGGGCTTGATTTTATTATGCACTATCGCTGGTTTAGATTCAGAATCTATGACCGCGTTGCTGATGGCCTTTGCCTTTCCCTTTCAAATGACCATAACCATAGCCGTGACCATGGTGATTACCACGCAGGTAATGACCTACACCGTGGAGTTTATGTAGCGCCAGTTCCAGCACCACAGGATCATGATCAGAGGAACGGAACAGGCTGTCATCGGCGTAGCTGTTATCATATTCCAATGATGAGGTTTCATCGGCATTGATGTGCCATTCAGTTACTGCAACCACGGCACAGGCTAGTTCATCGTTGGCAAGGGCATGATCCAGTTGACCGCTTAACCCGTCATACACATAACTGTAGCTATCGCTGTTGCCCACAATATCGTTCACGCGTTCAAAACCAGCATTTCCCAGTGTCAGGATCGGGTCTTCCTTAGCGTAAGCGTTAAAGTCACCCATCAATAGCACTGGTTGATCAGCGTAGTTATCGGACACCCATTGGGCAATGGCTGTTGCCGCACGATTACGCGTGCCGTTACAGGCACCGGAGCCGCCAAGACTATTGTCATCATCACCAGCACCACAGCTACCGCCTTTAGATCGCAGGTGGTTAATTACTGTGGTCAAGATGGCCTTTTCATTGTTGAGCTTGAAGGTCTGTCCCAGCGTAGGGCGCATTTTGTCACTGTTAAACAGCGGTACACCGTTTTCGTCCACTATTGAGTTGGTTTTATCCAGATATTTAGCCGCACCGATAGGCGTGACCACATCAGGGCGATAGATAAAGGCACTGGTAATCACATCGGTACCTAGCTGATCAACCCCGGATTGATGTATGCCCAATGCTGACCACTGGCTTCTGATAACGCTTCGGTCAGTTCGGCAATAGCAGATTGTGCACCATAGCCATCATTTTCGATTTCTAGCAGGCCGATGACATCGGCTTGCATATTGCTGAGTGCGGCGACAATTTTAGCTTTCTGTTTCAGGAAATCTTCATAGGTGGATGCGCCGCGCGAGGTTGGAAACCCGGCGCCTGCTCCATCACCGTTAAAGAAGTTCAATACGTTAAACGAGGCAACCCGTATATTGCCTTCATTCAGCAGTTCGGGGTAATCGCTGCGAGGGTTAACACTGCTATCAAATGTTACTGGTGTAATCGGTGAGACATGATACTGGTTGAACGAGTAATACAGTGGCCCGGTGATGTTGCTGACGGTGTCGCCAACTCGTAATGAGTTATTGGCAGAGAAACCAGGGTATGGATAAGGCGGTGTTGTGCCATTGATTTTGCCTGATACCCCTTCATCCAACACAATTGCATTACGGCGGTTTTCATCGTAAATTGCGGCAGCAGCCTCACCGGATTCGGCAACCTGAGTCGGAGTCATCCGCCGACCGTTGCTTAATGTCATCTCGCCATAGTTAGCCAGATCATCAACATCATTAATGGTGAGATTGTCAAAATGCACCAGCATGCCTTCCAGTGCTTCTAGGGT from Shewanella dokdonensis includes:
- a CDS encoding dodecin, which encodes MSHVYKIIELTGTSPISSDEAVKNAIAAAAQSLHNLRWFEVTETRGHLEAGVIAHWQVTIKIGFTLDADD
- a CDS encoding DUF3069 domain-containing protein, yielding MSQVDTAYREQAHTAAINICAAVLPMDKLPAGLKDAYDSLFEELLVDKDAQFAEAWVNLPASASKLLPKSCFHGFYIAAAWLQLSMIGQRLAEQAEGERSIDEQEYAGVYARIAKEALRESVRKLKKREPTDAYSIACDKW
- a CDS encoding endonuclease/exonuclease/phosphatase family protein codes for the protein MITSAFIYRPDVVTPIGAAKYLDKTNSIVDENGVPLFNSDKMRPTLGQTFKLNNEKAILTTVINHLRSKGGSCGAGDDDNSLGGSGACNGTRNRAATAIAQWVSDNYADQPVLLMGDFNAYAKEDPILTLGNAGFERVNDIVGNSDSYSYVYDGLSGQLDHALANDELACAVVAVTEWHINADETSSLEYDNSYADDSLFRSSDHDPVVLELALHKLHGVGHYLRGNHHGHGYGYGHLKGKGKGHQQRGHRF
- a CDS encoding ExeM/NucH family extracellular endonuclease, yielding MQGNGLATPLAGQQVEIGGVVTAVFPGLSGFYVQDAGDADDTTSDGIFIYAGAKTLDNVTVGDTYVVSGIAAEYYDNTQLTNPDWKQCGVGSLPAAVNVTLPVSDLSTLEALEGMLVHFDNLTINDVDDLANYGEMTLSNGRRMTPTQVAESGEAAAAIYDENRRNAIVLDEGVSGKINGTTPPYPYPGFSANNSLRVGDTVSNITGPLYYSFNQYHVSPITPVTFDSSVNPRSDYPELLNEGNIRVASFNVLNFFNGDGAGAGFPTSRGASTYEDFLKQKAKIVAALSNMQADVIGLLEIENDGYGAQSAIAELTEALSEASGQHWAYINPGLIS